A single genomic interval of Lewinellaceae bacterium harbors:
- a CDS encoding putative metal-dependent hydrolase gives MEKDLRFPIGPFQSPDIVDEADRERFIKTLSAFPEEVRALVHDLDNDQLARTYRPGGWTIRQIVHHVADSHTNSFIRFKLTLTEDTPTIKPYYEDRWAEQADYLLPVEVSLGILKGIHARWVTLLESLFSEDWSREYIHPENNRAYRLDVALALYDWHCRHHLAHIRQALADQ, from the coding sequence ATGGAAAAAGATCTTCGTTTTCCGATTGGCCCATTTCAGAGCCCTGATATTGTCGATGAAGCAGACCGGGAACGCTTTATTAAAACCTTGTCGGCATTTCCTGAAGAGGTGCGTGCACTTGTCCACGATCTGGATAATGATCAATTGGCCAGAACCTACCGACCGGGTGGTTGGACAATAAGGCAAATTGTGCATCATGTAGCTGACAGTCATACTAATAGCTTCATCCGGTTTAAATTAACCCTGACGGAAGATACGCCGACCATCAAACCTTACTACGAAGACCGGTGGGCTGAGCAGGCCGATTATTTATTACCGGTGGAGGTTTCGCTGGGGATCCTGAAAGGCATCCACGCCCGTTGGGTAACATTGTTGGAAAGTCTATTTTCGGAAGACTGGTCCAGAGAGTACATCCATCCGGAGAACAACAGGGCTTATCGCCTGGATGTCGCGCTGGCCCTTTACGACTGGCACTGCCGGCATCACCTGGCCCATATCCGCCAGGCACTGGCGGACCAGTGA
- a CDS encoding amidohydrolase family protein has protein sequence MKSLALAILLLGFYVSMNAQQSSSDVMDWEKYDPPSTLVVPEHPTSRAKFPFVDVHSHHWRGLDRAYFEKLGREMDELHMQAMINLSGGTGLPLKNMVDSAQRYLPGRFIVFANIELRSIDDPDFTASTVSQLENDYHNGARGLKIFKSQGMDNKDSKGKRIAINDPRLDPVWEKCGELGMPVLIHAADPAPFWQPWDEQNERWLELKVRSGRRRADFEASWEQIISEQHDIFRKHPNTTFINAHLGWFANNLDTLGQLLDAMPNMYTEIGAVIAELGRQPRAAKAFLTKYQDRVLFGKDSYNPEEYHTYFRVLETADEYFPYYKRYHAFWRMYGLDLPDEVLEKLYYKNALKIVPGLDPDQYPQEN, from the coding sequence ATGAAATCGCTTGCCTTAGCAATCCTGTTACTTGGTTTTTATGTGTCTATGAATGCCCAGCAATCCAGCTCAGACGTGATGGATTGGGAGAAATACGATCCGCCTTCCACCCTGGTGGTGCCGGAGCATCCCACCAGCCGGGCTAAATTTCCTTTCGTTGATGTACACAGTCATCATTGGCGTGGTTTGGACCGGGCTTATTTCGAAAAGCTGGGCAGGGAGATGGACGAATTGCATATGCAGGCAATGATCAATTTGAGCGGAGGAACCGGATTGCCATTGAAAAATATGGTAGACAGTGCACAGCGGTACCTACCGGGCCGGTTCATCGTATTTGCCAATATTGAATTGCGAAGCATTGACGATCCCGATTTTACGGCAAGCACCGTTTCCCAATTGGAAAATGATTACCACAATGGAGCCCGCGGACTGAAGATCTTCAAATCCCAGGGGATGGATAATAAAGATTCCAAAGGCAAACGGATCGCGATCAATGATCCGCGACTGGATCCCGTCTGGGAAAAATGCGGCGAACTGGGTATGCCGGTGCTGATCCATGCTGCCGACCCCGCCCCTTTCTGGCAACCCTGGGACGAACAAAACGAAAGGTGGCTGGAGTTAAAGGTACGTTCGGGACGCAGGCGTGCCGATTTTGAAGCCAGTTGGGAGCAGATCATCTCCGAACAGCATGATATTTTCAGAAAACACCCGAACACCACTTTTATCAATGCACACCTGGGATGGTTTGCCAACAATCTGGATACGCTGGGTCAGCTTCTGGACGCCATGCCGAACATGTACACGGAAATAGGCGCGGTTATCGCGGAGTTAGGGCGTCAGCCCCGGGCAGCAAAGGCTTTTCTTACCAAATACCAGGATCGTGTCCTTTTTGGCAAAGACTCGTACAATCCGGAAGAGTATCATACTTATTTCAGGGTCCTGGAGACGGCGGATGAATATTTCCCTTATTACAAAAGATACCATGCTTTCTGGCGGATGTACGGCCTGGATCTTCCCGATGAGGTGCTGGAGAAGCTGTACTATAAGAATGCCTTAAAAATCGTCCCCGGCCTGGATCCGGATCAATATCCCCAAGAAAATTAG